The following are encoded together in the Pseudomonas maumuensis genome:
- a CDS encoding ribbon-helix-helix domain-containing protein, producing the protein MRGGDGNARSRQGAGSPRIDPFRRDFDMAQAGPVSRSVRLNGFATCLRLEVVYWRILERIAQANRCSVSAVLSYVDREVHLRHGGVRNFSGLVRVICVAWLQDARDMH; encoded by the coding sequence ATGCGCGGTGGTGACGGTAATGCAAGGAGCAGGCAGGGCGCGGGCAGTCCCCGCATCGATCCGTTCAGGCGGGATTTCGACATGGCGCAGGCGGGGCCTGTGTCGCGCTCGGTAAGGCTTAACGGTTTTGCCACCTGTCTGCGTCTGGAGGTGGTGTATTGGCGCATCCTGGAGCGCATCGCCCAGGCCAATCGCTGTTCGGTGAGCGCGGTGCTTTCCTATGTGGACCGCGAGGTACATCTGCGCCATGGTGGGGTGAGGAATTTCAGCGGGCTGGTCCGGGTGATCTGCGTCGCCTGGTTGCAGGATGCGCGGGACATGCACTGA
- a CDS encoding FmdB family zinc ribbon protein, translated as MPLYDYQCASCEHRMEVLQKISAAPLTDCPACQAPALKKQLSVPGFRLSGNGWYETDFKTGAKKNLAGGDKAD; from the coding sequence ATGCCCCTTTACGACTATCAATGTGCATCCTGCGAACACCGCATGGAGGTGTTGCAGAAGATCAGTGCCGCGCCGCTGACCGATTGCCCGGCGTGCCAGGCTCCGGCATTGAAGAAGCAACTGTCGGTCCCCGGCTTTCGCCTGAGCGGCAACGGCTGGTACGAGACCGATTTCAAGACCGGGGCGAAAAAGAATCTGGCAGGCGGCGACAAGGCCGACTGA